Proteins encoded within one genomic window of Pygocentrus nattereri isolate fPygNat1 chromosome 7, fPygNat1.pri, whole genome shotgun sequence:
- the tshz3a gene encoding teashirt homolog 3 isoform X1, with product MARRKQHAPKRAAAYELEEVKEPDMQSEVMERQHSTARGKPLVNNDYYREEYLFQNSKEEGCTSAADFLQKDSESPNFESNKPTSDSESTSIKNKDETMKDSHNRGSERSVWGSDSLEQIKAIYKSFLSNSYWSSLSLNPSQPCAEKTSDTSSCSSSSNSSPGGECFDWHQSAIAKTLQQVSEKQLHPAMEPSLFSTVQLYRQSAKLYGSIFTGASKFHCKSCSASYDTLVDLTVHMSDTGHYRDDNHERAGKDAKTWSKPRKRSLLEMEGKEDAQKVLRCMYCGHSFESLQDLSVHMIKTKHYQKVPLKEPGTSIGSKMISSFKKRVPVEVDITKVNGAEQKRSYKGTQVNDNLPNVSDINKKDVLADHNGVTGAFQLKSQILRCTECRSSYESLHQLTAHIMLTGHFVRASNSLQTTDKCLSEQPLLPTKVKMSDEKIQTETQNPSASSPTGTAHETPCSPSPVQNNAKDEIQGEVLLKEDLCREATIENDAGERYNISSKCDYLTEEDLKESPKVNLDILKSLENTVTSAINKAQKGTPTWGGYQSIHAAYQLQNNMRPSLYNPGRVSSIKQLVHGMEVQSSDKCKLIISPTPPQRAPSPTVNLHAMEELVKKVTDRVVEEQKKNTDEHVFLQRQFITSPSTNADRKSSASSSPIVESHETLSNTDSKVADPENNADEKSSIKCTDSFAQPSASSLSLCDDNAVITSHPEPKQPFVSPLNALQSVMNLHLGKAAKPVKPVQDPMSMLLKMSNTMAERAAVAAPPIPSSKLEPLNPDFHQLDKDQPIDLSKGKKRQCLATASLPGKVLNSCLPGLTRTDLSNILCTPGSPVHESALSDISDMLRNLSDGHISKPPTPSHKVERSEIEGAHTPDEGDDASVVHKRKGRQSHWNPQHLLILQAQFTSCLRQTADGKYVISDLSPQERMVISRVTGLSMTTISHWLANVKYQLRRTGRTKFLKNVDSGHPVFFCSECAIQIQSRSTYLCHLESHLGFRMRDLAKFSCENMSKKIPRHSKDLSQKHVVPPLSPATGPEQLYPV from the exons ATGGCCAGGAGGAAACAGCACGCGCCTAAGCGCGCGGCAG CCTATGAATTGGAGGAGGTTAAGGAGCCTGACATGCAAAGTGAAGTCATGGAAAGACAGCACTCAACAGCTAGGGGGAAACCACTGGTCAACAATGATTACTATAGAGAGGAGTATCTCTTCCAAAATTCAAAAGAAGAAGGCTGCACCTCTGCTGCTGATTTTTTACAGAAGGACAGTGAATCACCCAATTTTGAGTCAAATAAACCCACTTCTGATTCTGAAAGCACTTCTATCAAAAATAAAGATGAAACTATGAAAGACAGTCATAACAGGGGATCTGAAAGGTCGGTGTGGGGGTCAGATAGTTTGGAACAGATAAAGGCCATTTATAAAAGTTTTCTCTCTAACTCTTATTGGTCCTCACTGAGTCTGAACCCTTCTCAACCATGTGCAGAGAAAACATCAGACACTAGCAgctgcagtagcagcagcaacagcagcccTGGAGGCGAGTGCTTTGACTGGCACCAGTCTGCAATCGCAAAGACCTTGCAACAGGTTTCTGAAAAACAACTTCATCCAGCAATGGAGCCAAGTCTTTTTAGCACTGTTCAGCTCTACCGCCAAAGTGCAAAACTTTATGGGTCTATTTTTACTGGTGCAAGCAAGTTCCATTGCAAAAGCTGTAGTGCATCTTATGACACGCTGGTTGATCTTACAGTTCACATGAGCGACACTGGACACTATCGAGATGACAACCATGAGAGGGCTGGAAAAGATGCGAAGACTTGGTCCAAGCCACGAAAACGTTCTTTACTTGAAATGGAGGGCAAGGAGGATGCCCAGAAGGTTCTCCGTTGTATGTACTGTGGGCACTCTTTTGAGTCCTTGCAAGATCTCAGTGTGCATATGATCAAAACTAAACACTACCAAAAAGTGCCTCTGAAAGAACCTGGAACATCCATTGGCAGTAAAATGAtctcttcttttaaaaaaagagtACCCGTGGAAGTAGACATAACTAAAGTGAATGGTGCAGAGCAGAAAAGATCTTATAAAGGGACTCAGGTAAATGATAATCTTCCCAACGTTTCTGATATTAATAAGAAGGATGTTCTTGCAGACCACAATGGGGTGACCGGTGCCTTTCAGCTAAAATCTCAGATTTTGAGATGCACAGAGTGCAGAAGTTCCTATGAATCTTTACACCAGTTAACTGCCCACATTATGCTGACGGGTCACTTTGTCAGAGCCAGCAACTCTCTTCAAACAACAGACAAATGCCTTTCGGAACAGCCACTCTTGCCTACTAAAGTTAAAATGAGTGATGAGAAGATCCAAACAGAGACACAAAACCCGTCTGCATCTTCACCAACTGGAACCGCACATGAGACACCATGTTCCCCTTCTCCTGTTCAAAACAATGCTAAGGATGAAATTCAGGGGGAGGTATTACTGAAAGAAGACCTTTGCAGAGAAGCAACTATTGAGAATGATGCAGGTGAGAGATATAATATATCTTCAAAATGTGATTACCTTACTGAGGAAGATCTGAAAGAGAGTCCAAAAGTGAACCTTGATATCCTCAAGTCATTGGAGAACACTGTTACTTCTGCAATCAACAAAGCACAAAAAGGTACACCAACCTGGGGAGGATACCAGAGCATTCATGCTGCTTATCAGTTACAAAATAACATGAGGCCTTCACTCTATAACCCAGGACGTGTTTCCTCCATAAAACAACTGGTGCATGGTATGGAAGTTCAGTCCTCAGATAAATGTAAACTAATCATCTCTCCAACCCCCCCACAGAGAGCTCCTTCACCCACAGTGAACCTGCATGCGATGGAGGAGTTGGTGAAGAAGGTAACAGATAGGGTTGTTGAGGAACAGAAGAAAAATACTGATGAGCATGTTTTTTTACAAAGGCAGTTCATAACCTCACCCTCTACGAATGCTGATAGGAAATCATCAGCATCCAGTTCACCAATAGTTGAGAGTCATGAAACACTAAGTAATACAGATAGTAAGGTTGCTGACCCTGAAAATAACGCAGACGAGAAGAGTTCAATAAAATGTACAGACAGTTTTGCACAGCCCTCTGCCTCTTCTTTATCATTGTGTGATGATAATGCTGTAATAACCAGTCACCCAGAGCCAAAACAACCCTTTGTTAGTCCTTTGAATGCCCTTCAGTCAGTAATGAATCTTCATTTAGGTAAAGCAGCTAAACCTGTAAAGCCAGTCCAGGACCCTATGAGTATGCTTCTCAAGATGAGCAACACCATGGCAGAGAGGGCTGCAGTGGCGGCACCTCCAATACCAAGCTCAAAACTGGAGCCACTAAATCCAGATTTTCATCAGCTTGACAAAGACCAACCAATAGATTTATCCAAAGGCAAAAAGAGGCAGTGTTTAGCGACTGCTTCTCTCCCAGGAAAAGTACTGAACTCTTGTTTGCCTGGTTTGACCAGAACTGACTTATCAAATATACTGTGCACTCCAGGCAGCCCAGTGCATGAGAGTGCCCTCTCAGACATATCCGACATGCTGCGGAACTTGTCAGACGGTCACATCTCAAAACCCCCAACACCTTCCCATAAAGTAGAGCGGTCAGAGATTGAAGGTGCACACACCCCAGATGAGGGCGACGATGCATCCGTGGTTCACAAACGGAAGGGCAGGCAATCACATTGGAATCCTCAACATTTGCTGATTCTGCAGGCCCAGTTCACATCCTGCCTTAGGCAGACAGCTGACGGAAAGTATGTCATATCAGACTTGAGCCCCCAAGAAAGGATGGTCATCTCGCGCGTTACAGGTCTTTCCATGACAACCATCAGCCACTGGCTAGCCAATGTGAAATATCAGTTGAGACGAACAGGTAGGACCAAGTTTCTGAAAAATGTTGACTCTGGTCACCCGGTTTTCTTCTGTAGTGAATGTGCCATACAAATCCAGTCTCGGTCAACATACCTCTGTCACCTTGAGTCACATCTCGGCTTTCGAATGCGGGACTTGGCAAAGTTTTCTTGTGAGAACATGAGCAAGAAGATTCCAAGACATTCAAAGGACTTATCCCAAAAACATGTTGTGCCTCCCCTCTCACCTGCTACAGGTCCAGAACAGTTGTATCCAGTGTAA
- the tshz3a gene encoding teashirt homolog 3 isoform X2 produces the protein MQSEVMERQHSTARGKPLVNNDYYREEYLFQNSKEEGCTSAADFLQKDSESPNFESNKPTSDSESTSIKNKDETMKDSHNRGSERSVWGSDSLEQIKAIYKSFLSNSYWSSLSLNPSQPCAEKTSDTSSCSSSSNSSPGGECFDWHQSAIAKTLQQVSEKQLHPAMEPSLFSTVQLYRQSAKLYGSIFTGASKFHCKSCSASYDTLVDLTVHMSDTGHYRDDNHERAGKDAKTWSKPRKRSLLEMEGKEDAQKVLRCMYCGHSFESLQDLSVHMIKTKHYQKVPLKEPGTSIGSKMISSFKKRVPVEVDITKVNGAEQKRSYKGTQVNDNLPNVSDINKKDVLADHNGVTGAFQLKSQILRCTECRSSYESLHQLTAHIMLTGHFVRASNSLQTTDKCLSEQPLLPTKVKMSDEKIQTETQNPSASSPTGTAHETPCSPSPVQNNAKDEIQGEVLLKEDLCREATIENDAGERYNISSKCDYLTEEDLKESPKVNLDILKSLENTVTSAINKAQKGTPTWGGYQSIHAAYQLQNNMRPSLYNPGRVSSIKQLVHGMEVQSSDKCKLIISPTPPQRAPSPTVNLHAMEELVKKVTDRVVEEQKKNTDEHVFLQRQFITSPSTNADRKSSASSSPIVESHETLSNTDSKVADPENNADEKSSIKCTDSFAQPSASSLSLCDDNAVITSHPEPKQPFVSPLNALQSVMNLHLGKAAKPVKPVQDPMSMLLKMSNTMAERAAVAAPPIPSSKLEPLNPDFHQLDKDQPIDLSKGKKRQCLATASLPGKVLNSCLPGLTRTDLSNILCTPGSPVHESALSDISDMLRNLSDGHISKPPTPSHKVERSEIEGAHTPDEGDDASVVHKRKGRQSHWNPQHLLILQAQFTSCLRQTADGKYVISDLSPQERMVISRVTGLSMTTISHWLANVKYQLRRTGRTKFLKNVDSGHPVFFCSECAIQIQSRSTYLCHLESHLGFRMRDLAKFSCENMSKKIPRHSKDLSQKHVVPPLSPATGPEQLYPV, from the coding sequence ATGCAAAGTGAAGTCATGGAAAGACAGCACTCAACAGCTAGGGGGAAACCACTGGTCAACAATGATTACTATAGAGAGGAGTATCTCTTCCAAAATTCAAAAGAAGAAGGCTGCACCTCTGCTGCTGATTTTTTACAGAAGGACAGTGAATCACCCAATTTTGAGTCAAATAAACCCACTTCTGATTCTGAAAGCACTTCTATCAAAAATAAAGATGAAACTATGAAAGACAGTCATAACAGGGGATCTGAAAGGTCGGTGTGGGGGTCAGATAGTTTGGAACAGATAAAGGCCATTTATAAAAGTTTTCTCTCTAACTCTTATTGGTCCTCACTGAGTCTGAACCCTTCTCAACCATGTGCAGAGAAAACATCAGACACTAGCAgctgcagtagcagcagcaacagcagcccTGGAGGCGAGTGCTTTGACTGGCACCAGTCTGCAATCGCAAAGACCTTGCAACAGGTTTCTGAAAAACAACTTCATCCAGCAATGGAGCCAAGTCTTTTTAGCACTGTTCAGCTCTACCGCCAAAGTGCAAAACTTTATGGGTCTATTTTTACTGGTGCAAGCAAGTTCCATTGCAAAAGCTGTAGTGCATCTTATGACACGCTGGTTGATCTTACAGTTCACATGAGCGACACTGGACACTATCGAGATGACAACCATGAGAGGGCTGGAAAAGATGCGAAGACTTGGTCCAAGCCACGAAAACGTTCTTTACTTGAAATGGAGGGCAAGGAGGATGCCCAGAAGGTTCTCCGTTGTATGTACTGTGGGCACTCTTTTGAGTCCTTGCAAGATCTCAGTGTGCATATGATCAAAACTAAACACTACCAAAAAGTGCCTCTGAAAGAACCTGGAACATCCATTGGCAGTAAAATGAtctcttcttttaaaaaaagagtACCCGTGGAAGTAGACATAACTAAAGTGAATGGTGCAGAGCAGAAAAGATCTTATAAAGGGACTCAGGTAAATGATAATCTTCCCAACGTTTCTGATATTAATAAGAAGGATGTTCTTGCAGACCACAATGGGGTGACCGGTGCCTTTCAGCTAAAATCTCAGATTTTGAGATGCACAGAGTGCAGAAGTTCCTATGAATCTTTACACCAGTTAACTGCCCACATTATGCTGACGGGTCACTTTGTCAGAGCCAGCAACTCTCTTCAAACAACAGACAAATGCCTTTCGGAACAGCCACTCTTGCCTACTAAAGTTAAAATGAGTGATGAGAAGATCCAAACAGAGACACAAAACCCGTCTGCATCTTCACCAACTGGAACCGCACATGAGACACCATGTTCCCCTTCTCCTGTTCAAAACAATGCTAAGGATGAAATTCAGGGGGAGGTATTACTGAAAGAAGACCTTTGCAGAGAAGCAACTATTGAGAATGATGCAGGTGAGAGATATAATATATCTTCAAAATGTGATTACCTTACTGAGGAAGATCTGAAAGAGAGTCCAAAAGTGAACCTTGATATCCTCAAGTCATTGGAGAACACTGTTACTTCTGCAATCAACAAAGCACAAAAAGGTACACCAACCTGGGGAGGATACCAGAGCATTCATGCTGCTTATCAGTTACAAAATAACATGAGGCCTTCACTCTATAACCCAGGACGTGTTTCCTCCATAAAACAACTGGTGCATGGTATGGAAGTTCAGTCCTCAGATAAATGTAAACTAATCATCTCTCCAACCCCCCCACAGAGAGCTCCTTCACCCACAGTGAACCTGCATGCGATGGAGGAGTTGGTGAAGAAGGTAACAGATAGGGTTGTTGAGGAACAGAAGAAAAATACTGATGAGCATGTTTTTTTACAAAGGCAGTTCATAACCTCACCCTCTACGAATGCTGATAGGAAATCATCAGCATCCAGTTCACCAATAGTTGAGAGTCATGAAACACTAAGTAATACAGATAGTAAGGTTGCTGACCCTGAAAATAACGCAGACGAGAAGAGTTCAATAAAATGTACAGACAGTTTTGCACAGCCCTCTGCCTCTTCTTTATCATTGTGTGATGATAATGCTGTAATAACCAGTCACCCAGAGCCAAAACAACCCTTTGTTAGTCCTTTGAATGCCCTTCAGTCAGTAATGAATCTTCATTTAGGTAAAGCAGCTAAACCTGTAAAGCCAGTCCAGGACCCTATGAGTATGCTTCTCAAGATGAGCAACACCATGGCAGAGAGGGCTGCAGTGGCGGCACCTCCAATACCAAGCTCAAAACTGGAGCCACTAAATCCAGATTTTCATCAGCTTGACAAAGACCAACCAATAGATTTATCCAAAGGCAAAAAGAGGCAGTGTTTAGCGACTGCTTCTCTCCCAGGAAAAGTACTGAACTCTTGTTTGCCTGGTTTGACCAGAACTGACTTATCAAATATACTGTGCACTCCAGGCAGCCCAGTGCATGAGAGTGCCCTCTCAGACATATCCGACATGCTGCGGAACTTGTCAGACGGTCACATCTCAAAACCCCCAACACCTTCCCATAAAGTAGAGCGGTCAGAGATTGAAGGTGCACACACCCCAGATGAGGGCGACGATGCATCCGTGGTTCACAAACGGAAGGGCAGGCAATCACATTGGAATCCTCAACATTTGCTGATTCTGCAGGCCCAGTTCACATCCTGCCTTAGGCAGACAGCTGACGGAAAGTATGTCATATCAGACTTGAGCCCCCAAGAAAGGATGGTCATCTCGCGCGTTACAGGTCTTTCCATGACAACCATCAGCCACTGGCTAGCCAATGTGAAATATCAGTTGAGACGAACAGGTAGGACCAAGTTTCTGAAAAATGTTGACTCTGGTCACCCGGTTTTCTTCTGTAGTGAATGTGCCATACAAATCCAGTCTCGGTCAACATACCTCTGTCACCTTGAGTCACATCTCGGCTTTCGAATGCGGGACTTGGCAAAGTTTTCTTGTGAGAACATGAGCAAGAAGATTCCAAGACATTCAAAGGACTTATCCCAAAAACATGTTGTGCCTCCCCTCTCACCTGCTACAGGTCCAGAACAGTTGTATCCAGTGTAA